From a single Phalacrocorax aristotelis chromosome 1, bGulAri2.1, whole genome shotgun sequence genomic region:
- the SPRY2 gene encoding protein sprouty homolog 2 produces METRAQHGSGSQALLQARRDSGRPHGEPDLRDVLTQQVHVLSLDQIRAIRNTNEYTEGPMVAPRPGVKSAPRLATQPKNERPHGLPEHRHFSRIQHTQTHTSPRAPLSRSISTVSTGSRSSTRTSTSSNSSEQRLLGSSSGPVADGIVRMQPKSELKSSELKPLSKEDLGAHSYRCEDCGKCKCKECTYPRTLPSCWICDKQCLCSAQNVVDYGTCVCCVKGLFYHCSNDDEDNCADNPCSCSQSHCCTRWSAMGVVSLFLPCLWCYLPAKGCLKLCQGCYDRVNRPGCRCKHSNTVCCKVPRNFEKPT; encoded by the coding sequence ATGGAGACGAGAGCTCAGCACGGCAGCGGGTCGCAGGCCTTGCTACAGGCTCGGCGTGACAGTGGGAGACCGCACGGGGAGCCCGACCTGCGGGATGTCCTGACGCAGCAGGTTCACGTCTTGTCGCTGGACCAGATCAGAGCCATCCGAAACACGAATGAGTACACGGAGGGACCTATGGTGGCTCCACGGCCGGGGGTCAAGTCCGCTCCTCGGCTAGCAACCCAACCCAAAAATGAAAGGCCCCATGGCTTGCCCGAGCATCGTCATTTTAGCCGGATTCAGCACACGCAAACGCACACCTCTCCTCGGGCGCCTCTGTCCCGATCCATCAGCACGGTCAGCACAGGTTCGCGGAGCAGTACAAGGACAAGTACGAGCAGTAATTCATCCGAAcaaagacttctaggatcatcTTCGGGGCCAGTTGCTGATGGGATAGTCCGAATGCAGCCCAAGTCTGAGCTCAAGTCAAGTGAGCTGAAGCCGCTGAGCAAGGAAGACTTGGGAGCGCACAGCTACAGGTGCGAGGACTGTGGAAAGTGTAAGTGTAAGGAGTGCACTTATCCGAGGACCCTCCCATCGTGTTGGATCTGTGACAAGCAGTGTCTTTGCTCAGCCCAGAACGTGGTCGATTACGGGACTTGCGTTTGCTGCGTGAAGGGCCTCTTCTATCACTGCTCTAACGATGACGAGGACAACTGCGCTGACAACCCCTGCTCCTGCAGTCAGTCGCATTGCTGCACTAGATGGTCCGCCATGGGTGTGGTGTCCCTCTTTCTGCCTTGCTTGTGGTGTTACCTACCAGCCAAGGGTTGCCTTAAGTTGTGCCAGGGCTGTTACGACCGGGTAAATCGGCCTGGGTGCCGCTGTAAACACTCCAACACCGTCTGCTGCAAAGTTCCCAGAAACTTTGAAAAGCCAACATAG